The sequence below is a genomic window from Salinispira pacifica.
TGCCCTGTCGTTCTCTCTGCCTTTGGGCTCTCCGAAATAGATTCCCCCGGTGAGCTCCCGCACCACCAGCAGGTCGAAATTCGTACCGATAACCTCGTTTTTCAGGGGAGATGCGTCCTGGAGTTGGGGAAAAATTACGGCCGGACGGAGATTGGCATAGAGACCAAAGGTTTTCCGCAGCGGAAGCAGGGCTGCGCGCTCGGGCTGCTGTTCCGGAGGAAGACCTTCCCATTTGGGGCCCCCCACACTTCCGAACAAAATGGCCTGTGAATTCCGGCAGATATCCAGAGTGGACCCGGGCAGTGCCGAACCGTGATTATCTATGGCTATTCCGCCCACATCACCGTGGATAAGCTCATACGTTTTTCCATCATCATCCATGATTTTTGAAAGGATCTTTTCCGCCTCCGCCATCACTTCGGGACCTATACCATCCCCGGGCAGAACGGCAATTCGTATTGTACTCTTGTCCTGATTCATTTATTCTCCTTTACAGGTGCGTGTAAAATTAAGCTGGTGTATTTTCCGCAGGAAAGTTTTCTCCATCAGTTAACAACCTGTTGAAAGATACGCTATTCTTAGACTCTTTTAATATCTGTTGGAACAGAGTCACAGAAAACGGGCGAAATCAGGATCATACCTGCTGGAGGTAATCACAATTCCATCGTCCCAGCAATTTCAAAATCTTTGATTTTGGAAATTGTATCACCATAAAAAGCATTTTTTTACGGAGGATATGCATGAATATACAGAGTCTTGAAAAAATTGCAAAGACTGTCCGGGCGCTTTCTGCGGATGCGGTTGAAAAAGCCAGCAGCGGACACCCGGGGCTGCCCCTGGGAATGGCGGAATTCGGAGCCTGGTTGTTCGGAGAGCGGATGAATCATAATCCCGGGAATTCCTCCTGGATGAACAGAGACCGTTTTGTTCTTTCTGCGGGACACGGTTCCATGTTTTTGTATTCCCTTCTCCATCTCAGCGGATACAAACTTCCCCTGGAAGAGCTGAAAAATTTCCGTCAGCTGAATTCCCTCACTCCCGGTCATCCTGAATTCGGACATACCGACGGTGTTGAAACCACTACCGGTCCCCTGGGACAGGGCTTTGCAAATGCCGTGGGAATGGCCATGGCTCAGGCTCACAGCATGGAGAAGTTCAACACTCCGGAACACCGGATTATTGACCATTATGTGTACACCCTATTGGGCGACGGCTGCATGATGGAGGGAATATCCACTGAAGCTGCCAGTCTCGCCGGTCATTTGGGGCTTGGACGGCTCGTTGCGTTTTATGACAGCAATAAAATATCAATTGAGGGAGACACCGAGCTTGCCTATTCAGAGGACAGCGCCGGAAAATTCAAGGCACTGGGCTGGCATGTGCAGGAAATCGATGCATATGATTTTTCAGCCATGGATAAGGCTCTTGATGCAGCTCAGAAAGAGGAAGGAAAACCCAGTCTGATTATCCTGAACTCTACCATCGGAAAAGGGGCTCCCAATAAGGCGGGTACCGCCGGAGTGCACGGCGCAGCCCTTGGCGCAGATGAGCGAACGGCATTCCGGAAAAATATCGGTCTGCCCGATGAGGATTTTCACATCGTCCCGGGAGTCGAGGAGTATTTTGCGGAAAAACGGAAGAGCTGGCAGAAGGCTGAGGCCGACTGGAATGAGCTTTTCGCCGCCTGGGCCTCGGCGAACCCCGAACTTGCTGCGGAATGGGAACAGTGGCACAGTGAAATTCACGAAGATGATCTGAAAGATATCAGCTTTGCCCAGTACGAGGTGGGCGATTCGGAAGCCAGCAGGAAATCCAGCGGTTCCGCCATACAGAGTCTGGCGGCCCGGTTTACCAATCTCATTGGCGGCTCTGCTGACCTGGCGCCTTCGAATAATACGCTGATCAAGGATGAAGGTGATTTCGGCCCCCATGCATTTCTGGGACGAAATCTCCATTTCGGTGTTCGCGAACATGCCATGGGCGCTGTGGCAAACGGAATGGCTCTTTATGGCGGTTTGAGAGTATACGCTGCCACCTTTCTGGTTTTCAGCGATTACATGCGGCCGGCCATCCGCCTTGCCGCATTAATGAATCTTCCGGTCATTTACGTGTTCACCCACGATTCGGTGTTTGTGGGAGAAGACGGGCCCACCCATCAGCCGGTGGAACAGGCCACTGCGCTGAGAACCATTCCCAACCTTCAGCTGTACCGTCCTGCGGACGCCCAGGAGACCATCGCTGCATGGAAGGAAGCTCTTCTTCGCCTGGACGGTCCCACGGCTCTTTCCCTCACCAGACAGGGGCTTACGGTTTTTCCCAAGCCTGAGGACTGGGAGAAGGATTTCAGGCGGGGAGCCTATGTGGCCCACCAGTCTGAAGGCTTTGATTCGGCTCTGGAAAAGGCTGCCGACGGCCATCCTGCTCCTGCGGTGATCGTGGCCACTGGTTCAGAGGTGAACCTGGCCGTGGACGCAGCCAAAACGTATGAAGGCCAGGGATTTCAGGTGCGTGTTGTCTCCATGCCCTGCAGGGAGCGTTTTTATGAGCAGGATGATAAATTCCGTGAACGCATAGTTCCCGAGGCCGGGAGAGTTTTTGCCGTGGAAGCCGGGGTTTCCATGGGATGGGAAGGGCTCACAGGAAGCAGGAAACGAATCCTGGCTATCGACGGATTCGGAACCAGTGCCCCGGGAGGAGAAGCTGCTCAGGCGCTGGGGCTGAATTCCCGGTCCCTGCTGGAAATGTTGAAGAACAACTGATTGTCCGTCATCCTGTCTGAACCGCCCGCACGGCGGGTGGTTCAGTACGGGAGGTGGTTAATTCTGACCCATTCGGAATAATACCCCGGCCCCTGGGTGCTTTCATCACCGGGAACCGGGGTCACAGCAAGATGATAAATGCCGCAGTTGCCGGTTCTGATGACCGGAAGCCAGTTTTCCCAGCGATCGGAGAAGCTCAGCTTGTAGATCCACTGAATCAGCCCTCCGTGGGAGACGCTGAGAATTCTTCTGTTTCCCCGATTTGCCAGTTCAATCATTTCATTCCACACCGAAAATCCCCGTTCCATTAATTGATGAAGCCGCTCTGCCGATGGTACCGCTTCCCAGCTGTGATGCTGAAACGAGTTCCATTCCTCCGGATACTGTGATTGAATCTCATCAAAGGTGAGTCCGGAGAAAATGCCCGTATCCAATTCTTTCAGGGCATCCCGCCTGATAATATTCCCGGCATCCACATTATTGTGGCCTGCAACGATTTCAGCGGTTTCCAGTGCTCTGGAAAGGGGGCTCGATAAGATGGCATCCAGGCCTTTTTCCTGAAAATAGAGCCCGGCGGAACGGGCATGATCTCTTCCCAGGGAAGTAAGGGGCAGATCCACATGCCCCTGAATCATCCGTTTGCGGTTGCCCTCGCTTTCACCGTGGCGGAGAAAATAAAAATGAGTCTTTTCCTTGATGGATTCGAATGGTATGGGATTTCTATGCATGTCGGGTTCTCCTGTGGTTTCACAATGAATTGGGCACCTTCCCGCCGGTCCTCAGACAGACGGGAGAATGTGTTTGCTGATATAATCTACTGATAAAAAAGCCTGATAGTTTGATTCGGATCGTCATCGAAAAACTTAATCATCAGCGTGTTGCTGTCAGCATTGTAATAACGGCCTTTGCTGTAAATTTCGAAGTCCGGCGCATTTCTCCAGATTATTCCAAACAGTTCCATTCCGTTCAGAGGATCGATGCCGGGAATGCCCCGGAAGAACATGAAATGGGTACGGTTGGGCGTATTATCGAAGTTGATGGTGAATTCGCCGGGCTGACTGATAATTTCATAGTCGTTCATGATGGTATATGCCCAGGCTCCGTTGCCGAAATACTGGGCAAGACTGATATGCCGGGGATAATACGGGTTGTCGGAAATAATCGGATAGATCTCTTCCGGGTTTGTCGTGCCCTGGGTTGCGGAAATAGCTCCGGCAGTGAGTTCTATCTGTGAGGGCAGAAATCCCATCTGATCTCCGAGTCTGAGTACCGACAGCACCATGTTTCTACCCAGGCTGATGAACTGCTCATTACCCTTCTCCTGGCCGGCAGCGATGAGAGTTTGACCGGTAAGAATGGTGTAGTAGCTGTTGGCAATTCCCGGTTCGGTGACAAAAAAGAACCCCTCATCCACTTTCACAATTTCCGGCATGATGTTTTCTTCGAGAATGCCTTCGAAACGGCTGAGAATCTGGCGAACCTCATTATCGGGAAAGTCCCCCAGATAGTAGTTCATGGCCAGCCCCAATGCCTCCAGCGGAGCCAGAGTTGCCGGTGCAAGGCTCTCGGTGAACGCCACAAGGTTGGGAAGCAGATTGTCAGAGCCTCTGTCGGTTGCGTAGCGGAACAGGTTGGGGGTGAGGTACACCATTGCATTGCCCTGATTGATCATGTTTCTGATCCGGATGCTTTCCTGGCGATCGGCGGCATCAAGATCGTTGGTGATTTTCCGCAGATTTCCCAGGAAGACCGATGAACGGTAGCTGAGTTCCAGGGGGAAGATATCTGCTGCACTGCGCATCTCATTGTAGACTCGTGTATATTCTTCCCGTTCCCAGGCCTCAGCCAGAACATTCACCAGTATTTCTTCCGAGAAGCGGGGACTGCCCTCACGCATATCCCAGGTGCCCTGGGTGGAATTGTAGCGATTGCTCTTCCAGGCAAGATATACCCGGTCTATGTAGTCGTTCAGTTCAGTCTGATACAGATCCTGCGGGATATTTTCCATCTGGTTTTCAAACCACAGTTCAAATACATTTTCATTACCCGCAGCCCTGCGGGTGTACCGGATGTTTCGGTTCAGGCCGTCCCCCGGAATATTGAGCAGGTTCTGCTCCTGATTGATGTAGGAGCGGGGAGGAAGGGCGAGAATGTAGCGCTCCCCTCCGTTGTTGACATCCAGGCCGGGAAAATTCTCTGTTGGATTACCCGATGCTCCGGTTCTCAGCATAAACGGAATGCGCAGACTCATGAGACTGCTGTATCGGGAGGGGATTGAAGTATTGATGCTTAGCTGATCCCCCTCCTCATCATGCTGGAATATCAGCTCTGTACCGTTGTCAAAAAACACCGTCAGGCCTTCATCCTGATTCCGGTAGCCGGAAACACGTGTTTCCTCTCTGGTGTTCTGTCGAGTTTCAAGTATGAGGGGGTTATCGCTGTCAAAGGCGAACTGAATGCCTTCAAATTCCACGATAACAGAGGCCAGCTCGCCTTGTTCGGCATCATTTTCCAGGTTCAGGGTTCCGCTGAGCATGATTCTGCCGAAATTTTCGGTAAAAATGCTTCCGCCGGAGAACTGGAGGAACACAAGCCCGGCGATAATGCCCAGATAAAGCACAGGTGCAAAAAAGGCACCCATATGCAGTTGTCTCTTCATAGAGGGGAGTGTATCAGCCTGCCCCCCCTAAATCAAGAAATCTTGCCTAAACAGGACTTGGGCAGTATGATACCACAGATGAAATTTCAACCAGTGATTCGCGGAGGAATAATCCTCCTCTCAAGTCTGTTTTTACTGTCCTGTGCAACCGTGCCTCAAGGCGGTTCCTCTGAACAAAAGTCCCCCGGGGCCGAGGACGGATTCGAAGATGATATAGAAGTGTATGACCGCATGAGCGCAGCCATTCTTCTGGGGGATCCCCGGGAGGCCATTCAGGCATACGAGCAGGCAAAACTGGATGACCCGGATGATCCTGCAAGCCGGATCCTTCTTGCCCGTCTGCAGATTGCAGCAGGTGAACTGGATACCGCGGAAACCATGCTCAGGGAGCTGCTGAATGGTAGCGGTGATACTGATTCCGCCGAAGGTGCATCAGCAGAAAATTCGTCCACCCGGGAACTCTCCGACGAAGACAGGGCGGATGCCCTTGTCAGCCTTTCTCTCATTGAACGGGCCAGGGGCAGACGTGAAGCGGAAGAGGACCTTCTGGTTCGGGCTCTCCAGGCCGATGAAACCAATGTGCAGGCCAACACCGGAATTGGTGAAATCCTGCTTGAGAAGGAACAGTATGACCGGGCTGAACAGCGGTTTCAAAAAGCCCTGGAAACTGAAGACGACAATTTTGTGGCCCTTCAGGGGCTGGGCAACAGCTATTTGAGAAACGGAAAAAGCCAGGATGCAATATCGGCCTTCAGCCGGGCCATCGACGTGGATCCTGATTACAGCTATAGCTATGTGGACCGTTCCCGGGCTTTTGTGGAACAGGGGTATTACGACAGAGCTATCGCAGATATGACCCGGGCTATTGATCTTGATGAGCAAAACGGATGGAACTATCTGGACAGGGGCAGAATGAATGCCCGAAGCGGAAATTTTGAAGCAGCAGAGCAGGATTTCAGCCGTGCAATCCAGCGTATCCCCGGGGTTTTCCTCAATTACGCCTACAGAGGACAGGTTCGGGCATTTCTCGGTGAATATGAAGATGCAGCAGCCGACTATGAACAGGCCCTGGAAATCCGCCCGGATTATTATCCTGCCTACAGCTATCTGGGAGCCCTTGAATATATTCGCGGAAATCACCAGAATTCAGGCAGACTCCTGGATGAGGCGTGGAAGGAGGAGAAGGCAAGAGGTTCGCTGATTCTGTTTTCCGCCGCCGCCGGATTTGCCCAGTCACCAGGTGCCGGACGAAGCTATCTTGAGGACAGGCTCGGCGAATTTTCCAGGGATGATCTTTTCTACTTTGTGGGAAGGTTTTTCATCGATGGTGTGGATACCCGCCTTCTCCGTCAGATCCAGCAGGAGGAAGATATGCAGACAAAGGCTCTTGCCCAGTTTTTCACGGCACTCCGATACGCTCAGCGCGGGCAGATCAGTACCGCTCTTGCGCTTTTGAATTCCCAGGAACAGGAACGGCTGGAAGGCACACCCGAAGGCGTGGTGCGTACATGGTTAATCGATGAATTATCTCAATAAACTTGTATCAAGCCTGGATCCTTCCAGGCGGGTGGTGATTCAGGTTCATGATTTCCCTGATCATGATGCGGTAGCCAGCGGATTCGGCCTCATGCGTCTGCTGGAACCCAGGGATTTCAGAGTGGAACTCTGCTATACCGGGAGAATTGAGAGCAATTCCCTTTCATCTGCAGTGGAGCAGCTGGAAATCCCTCTGGTACCCAGCGGTGACATAGAAATATCCGATCATGATCAGCTGATCATAGTAGACGGTTTTGTTGGCAACCGGAACGTGAGTGAACTTCCCGGCGAAATTATCGGTCTTATTGATCATCACAGTCCTCCGGAAAAGCCGACCACCCCGTTTTTTGATATCCGGGAAGAGATCGGTTCCTGCTCCACCATCATTTATGACTATTACCATGAATCCGGGCTCAGCTTTGAGCGGAATGTGGCCACGGCTTTGCTCATGGGGCTCATGATGGATACTGCCTTTATGACTCGGGGCGTTACAAGGCCGGATATGAAAGCCTTTTCCGAACTCTTTTTTCTGGGCGACTGGGAAACCGGCAGCAGATTATTGAGAAACAGCCTGAGCCTTCAGGATTTGCAGGTATTCCGGGAAGCCATCAATTCCTGTGAGGTGGCTGATGACTTTGCCTTTGTACCGGTGGAAAAGGAATGCAGCCCGGAAGTTATGGCCATAACCGCAGATTTTTTCCTCGGGCTTCAGGAGATCCGCTTCGTGGTTGTCCTGGTTCCCGACCGGGATGAGTACCGGATCTCTGTGCGCAGCGAGGATCTGATGCGTCCCTCCGACCTGATAATCAGAAAAGCATTGCGGGGTGTGGGTTACGGCGGCGGACATGTCCACATGGGGGGCGGAAATATCCCCAGAGACCTCTTTCCCGGACAAAAAACCCTTCGAAACAGATTTATTGAAGCCATGGGGCAGCAGATAGAAGTGGGAGAACCCGAAAAACCCGGCCAGGAATGAACGCCGGGCATATGAGTATACTTTTCAATGCCGATATGCTACAAATTCCTGCCGGAAAAAACAGAAAACAGAAAAAAGCAGAACATACATGAAAACAGCCCATAAAACGAAGATACAGAACTCAGAAAACACTCATGAACCGGAGGCATCTGTTGAAGACGATGCCGTTACCAGGGATCCCCGGGTTGTCGAAAATGGAGATACCATCACACGGATCTCCACCAGCCGGGGCGAACTGGTAATTCTGGGAACTGCACACGTATCAGAAGACAGCGCCAGAGAAGTTGATCAGACCATCCGGGATGAAAATCCTGAAGCAGTGTGCATTGAGCTGGATCAAAACCGCTATAAATCCCTGAATCAGGAAAACAGCTGGAAAAACCTGGATATCTTTCAGATTATCAGACAGAAAAAGACGTTTCTCCTTCTGAGTAATCTGGTGCTGTCAGCATACCAGAAACGTCTGGGACTCAATCTGGGAACCAAACCCGGCGATGAAATGCGTGCTGCTGTTGCGGCGGCGGATGAGTTGGGTATAACGAAATTCATGATTGACCGGGACATTCAGATGACCCTCTCCCGGGCATGGAGAAAGACCGGTTTCTGGGGAAAGAACAAGATTCTTGCCGTCCTGATCGGATCGGCATTTTCCAGAGAAGAACTCGATGAGGACGCCATTGAGAGTCTGAAACAGCGCAGTGCCCTGGATGACATGATGAAGGAAATGGCGGAGTTTCTCCCTTCGGTTAAGCAGGTGCTCATCGATGAACGGGATCATTATCTGGCCATCAACAGCTGGAAAAAAATGAACGGCCGGGAAAAAGTTCTCTCTGTTGTGGGAGCAGGACATGTACCGGGAATGGTCCGGAAGATCCTTGAGCTGGATGATCTGGAGAAGCAGGAAAACACATCTTCCGGAGAAAGCTCAGAGGCGGAGTTGAAAGAGATTTCCAAGGTGCCTCCCCGGGGGATAATCAGTAAGAGCCTCCCCTGGCTGCTGGTGGCTGCAATAGCCGGTTTGATTATATCCGGGTTTATCACCAAAGGATGGGAAGGGGGCTTCAGAGTCTCCTTCGCTGGATTCTTGTGAACGGCACTCTTTCCGCTCTGGGTGCGGCCCTGGCTCTGGGGCATCCGGTTACCGTGATCTCCTCGTTTCTTGCCGCTCCGGTCACCAGTATGAACCCCACCATCGGCGTGGGGTTTGTAACGGGCATGCTTGAAGCTCTGCTGAGAAAACCCAGAGTACAGGATTTTGAACAGCTGGGTGATGATATTACCACTTTCAGGGGTTTTTTCCGGAACAGGATTACCCGTGTTCTCCTGGTGTTTTTCTTCTCATCCCTGGGTTCATCCATCGGGACATTCATCGCACTGCCCCTGCTTTTTCCCTGATCCATTTCTGAGGGCGGCAGCTTCCCGGCGTACTCAGCTGCTCCCCAAGACAGCCTTTACGGATTCTGATATGGATTTCACCCTTACAACCGGTGCTTCACGGCTTCTCGCCCTATCATCCGGCGCCGCATCCGGCGATTGTTTCTGGAGGCGTCCCGGGTGGGGGCGACTATCCGGCCGTACCCCAGTTCCCCGGCTTGCTGAATCCTTCTGCGAAGATGACTGATGCTTCTCACCTGTCCGGATAAGCTGATTTCCCCGCAAAAGGCCGTTGCCGCCGGCAGGGGCATACCGGTTCTGGCTGAGTAGAGGGCCATGGCCAGCCCGAGTTCGGTGCCTACATCCTGAATGCGGATACCGCCTGCAACATTTACGTACACGTCCTGGTCGGAAAACCTGAGGTTTGCATGCTTTTCAAGTACTGCGGCAACACGGTTCACTCTGCGCTGATCTATCATATCCGAGTATACTCTGCCGAAACCGCCCTTCCCGGGGACGGTTAATGCCTGAATCTCCACCATAAGAATTCTGCTTCCTTCATACACAGGGACAATGGCGGTTCCTGCCGGCAGCTCTTCAGCTTCACTGAGAAAAAGGCGGCCGGGATCACCCACTTCCTGCAGCCCCTGGGCATCCATTGTGAAAATACCGATCTCGTCACTGGAGCCGAAGCGGTTCTTGCTCGCCCGGAGGAACCTGAGTTCGCCCTGGGAGTGATCAAAGTAAAGTACCGCATCCACCAGATGCTCAACCAGTTTGGGGCCTGCAATGGCTCCTTCCTTGGTAACATGGGCGATAAAAAATACGCAGGCATTTACTTCCCGGGCTGCCTCGCTGATAATCTGTACCGAATGCTTTACCTGATTCGGGCTGCCCGGGGAAGACGAGGATTCTTCGGTGCCCAGAGTCTGTATGGAGTCTACGATTACCACTCCGGGCCGGTGGGAATGAATCGCCTGACTGCATAATTCCGCCGATGATTCCGAAAGAAGGCTGATACGGTCGCCTTGAATACCCAGTCTGGAAGCCCGCATTTTAATTTGAGACTGGGCCTCTTCCCCTGAGATGTAGAGAACTGATCCGCCCCGGGAATATGCACCGGCAGCCTGGAGCATGAGGGTTGATTTGCCGATTCCCGGTTCTCCCCCCAAAAGAACGGATGAACCGCCCATTACGCCTCCTCCCAGAACACGGTCCAGCTCACTCATTCCCGATGAGATTCGTCTTCCCTCACCGCTTTCCACATCCGAGAGTTTTACCGGTGCCGGAGCGGCGGTTTTCCCTCCGCCCATGCTTCCTCCGCCGGATGTCTGACTCCGGGGCGGCTGTTTCTCAACAAAACTGTTCCATTCACCGCAGGAAGTGCAGCGACCGCTCCATTTTGGTTCGCGATGTCCGCAGCTGCTGCATTCGAAATATTTGACTGCCTTTTTTGCCATATCTGCCGCCTTTGGTTGACTAAGCCTTGATCAATACTTACCATCTTTTGTATGAACCCGAAAGAGTACCGTCTTGCAGCCATCATGTTTACCGACATTGTCGGATTCAGCAGGATGATGGAGAAGAACGAAAAAGAAACCCTTGAACTCCTTGAGTATCATAATGAGATTGTCAGGAAACATACAGAAGATCTCCGTGGTTCCATAATAAAGACCATCGGCGATGCGTTCCTGATTGACTTTCCCAATACCGTTAACGCGGTAAATTGCGCTATCCGCATTCAGCAGGATCTTGAAACACGGAACAGGGAAAATCCCGACTTCACCATTATCCTCAGGATCGGTGTCCACCTTGGGGATATATATTTCTATGAAAACGATGCCCTGGGCGAAGGTATCAACATTGCAAGCCGTCTTCAAAGTATTTGTAACCCCGGGCGTATCTGTATTTCCCAGGATGTTTTTAATCTGGTGAACAACAAAATCGATGAAATTCCCATAAAAGAGCTTGGGGCGGTAAAGCTGAAAAATATCAGCAGAGAGATCCGAGCCTATGAAATCGCAACCAATGGAGATGCCCGTCCCAAGTCCGAAACCGGCAAAGATGCAGCCTCCCAGGGGACCGGAGCAGGCGAAACCGGTGCACCGGAGCAGGCAGTGTCACAAGCAGGGGAAGAGCATCCCCGAAAACCCGCTGCTTTCAGAGAGAACGCTCCGGCGGAAACGCCTTCCATAGGTGAAAAAGAGGTGAAAGACCTGGTGATGGCCCAGATTAAACAGGCGGGCAGAAGACTCACCGTGGACGAGGTGCGTACAAACCTGGGCTACAGTGGCAGAAAAATTGATGACATGCTGGACTCCATGGTACGGAAAGGTTTTCTGGCTAAATCAACAGGCTCACAGCCTGCGTCTCCGGGAAACCGACCGGGATCAGCAGCCGGCAGCGGAACTTCACCCTACGAATCCCCCGATCCCAGTGAGTTCCCCTATAATCTTCGAAGAGCTGCGGGAGAATTCGGACGGGCCGGCAGAGAAATGGCCCATGAACTCGGCCGGGAATTTGAGCGGGGCCGCGGACGGAGCCGTCAGGAGCCTATGGGTCGGGAATATCCCGATTCCTCCTACGGGAGGCGTCATGGTGTGGTGATCCCTGAAGGCAGGGGCTCAAGTGAAGATGAAAAACGTGACCGGGAACTTGAACAGGCCTGGGACCGGGTGTTGGATACTCCATATGACAGCTGGCAGGATCAGCAGCTGATACAGGAATACCGAGCCCAGACCAACAAGAGTCTGAAAAAAATGGAATCGGAATTCCGCGGCCACCTGGGATCCTATCTTTCGGTGAACGGAGGGCTCATCGCTATCTGGGCGTTCACCGGGGCCGCATTT
It includes:
- the tkt gene encoding transketolase → MNIQSLEKIAKTVRALSADAVEKASSGHPGLPLGMAEFGAWLFGERMNHNPGNSSWMNRDRFVLSAGHGSMFLYSLLHLSGYKLPLEELKNFRQLNSLTPGHPEFGHTDGVETTTGPLGQGFANAVGMAMAQAHSMEKFNTPEHRIIDHYVYTLLGDGCMMEGISTEAASLAGHLGLGRLVAFYDSNKISIEGDTELAYSEDSAGKFKALGWHVQEIDAYDFSAMDKALDAAQKEEGKPSLIILNSTIGKGAPNKAGTAGVHGAALGADERTAFRKNIGLPDEDFHIVPGVEEYFAEKRKSWQKAEADWNELFAAWASANPELAAEWEQWHSEIHEDDLKDISFAQYEVGDSEASRKSSGSAIQSLAARFTNLIGGSADLAPSNNTLIKDEGDFGPHAFLGRNLHFGVREHAMGAVANGMALYGGLRVYAATFLVFSDYMRPAIRLAALMNLPVIYVFTHDSVFVGEDGPTHQPVEQATALRTIPNLQLYRPADAQETIAAWKEALLRLDGPTALSLTRQGLTVFPKPEDWEKDFRRGAYVAHQSEGFDSALEKAADGHPAPAVIVATGSEVNLAVDAAKTYEGQGFQVRVVSMPCRERFYEQDDKFRERIVPEAGRVFAVEAGVSMGWEGLTGSRKRILAIDGFGTSAPGGEAAQALGLNSRSLLEMLKNN
- a CDS encoding histidine phosphatase family protein, which codes for MHRNPIPFESIKEKTHFYFLRHGESEGNRKRMIQGHVDLPLTSLGRDHARSAGLYFQEKGLDAILSSPLSRALETAEIVAGHNNVDAGNIIRRDALKELDTGIFSGLTFDEIQSQYPEEWNSFQHHSWEAVPSAERLHQLMERGFSVWNEMIELANRGNRRILSVSHGGLIQWIYKLSFSDRWENWLPVIRTGNCGIYHLAVTPVPGDESTQGPGYYSEWVRINHLPY
- a CDS encoding tetratricopeptide repeat protein, which codes for MKFQPVIRGGIILLSSLFLLSCATVPQGGSSEQKSPGAEDGFEDDIEVYDRMSAAILLGDPREAIQAYEQAKLDDPDDPASRILLARLQIAAGELDTAETMLRELLNGSGDTDSAEGASAENSSTRELSDEDRADALVSLSLIERARGRREAEEDLLVRALQADETNVQANTGIGEILLEKEQYDRAEQRFQKALETEDDNFVALQGLGNSYLRNGKSQDAISAFSRAIDVDPDYSYSYVDRSRAFVEQGYYDRAIADMTRAIDLDEQNGWNYLDRGRMNARSGNFEAAEQDFSRAIQRIPGVFLNYAYRGQVRAFLGEYEDAAADYEQALEIRPDYYPAYSYLGALEYIRGNHQNSGRLLDEAWKEEKARGSLILFSAAAGFAQSPGAGRSYLEDRLGEFSRDDLFYFVGRFFIDGVDTRLLRQIQQEEDMQTKALAQFFTALRYAQRGQISTALALLNSQEQERLEGTPEGVVRTWLIDELSQ
- a CDS encoding DHH family phosphoesterase, whose amino-acid sequence is MNYLNKLVSSLDPSRRVVIQVHDFPDHDAVASGFGLMRLLEPRDFRVELCYTGRIESNSLSSAVEQLEIPLVPSGDIEISDHDQLIIVDGFVGNRNVSELPGEIIGLIDHHSPPEKPTTPFFDIREEIGSCSTIIYDYYHESGLSFERNVATALLMGLMMDTAFMTRGVTRPDMKAFSELFFLGDWETGSRLLRNSLSLQDLQVFREAINSCEVADDFAFVPVEKECSPEVMAITADFFLGLQEIRFVVVLVPDRDEYRISVRSEDLMRPSDLIIRKALRGVGYGGGHVHMGGGNIPRDLFPGQKTLRNRFIEAMGQQIEVGEPEKPGQE
- a CDS encoding TraB/GumN family protein, which gives rise to MKTAHKTKIQNSENTHEPEASVEDDAVTRDPRVVENGDTITRISTSRGELVILGTAHVSEDSAREVDQTIRDENPEAVCIELDQNRYKSLNQENSWKNLDIFQIIRQKKTFLLLSNLVLSAYQKRLGLNLGTKPGDEMRAAVAAADELGITKFMIDRDIQMTLSRAWRKTGFWGKNKILAVLIGSAFSREELDEDAIESLKQRSALDDMMKEMAEFLPSVKQVLIDERDHYLAINSWKKMNGREKVLSVVGAGHVPGMVRKILELDDLEKQENTSSGESSEAELKEISKVPPRGIISKSLPWLLVAAIAGLIISGFITKGWEGGFRVSFAGFL
- the radA gene encoding DNA repair protein RadA is translated as MAKKAVKYFECSSCGHREPKWSGRCTSCGEWNSFVEKQPPRSQTSGGGSMGGGKTAAPAPVKLSDVESGEGRRISSGMSELDRVLGGGVMGGSSVLLGGEPGIGKSTLMLQAAGAYSRGGSVLYISGEEAQSQIKMRASRLGIQGDRISLLSESSAELCSQAIHSHRPGVVIVDSIQTLGTEESSSSPGSPNQVKHSVQIISEAAREVNACVFFIAHVTKEGAIAGPKLVEHLVDAVLYFDHSQGELRFLRASKNRFGSSDEIGIFTMDAQGLQEVGDPGRLFLSEAEELPAGTAIVPVYEGSRILMVEIQALTVPGKGGFGRVYSDMIDQRRVNRVAAVLEKHANLRFSDQDVYVNVAGGIRIQDVGTELGLAMALYSARTGMPLPAATAFCGEISLSGQVRSISHLRRRIQQAGELGYGRIVAPTRDASRNNRRMRRRMIGREAVKHRL
- a CDS encoding adenylate/guanylate cyclase domain-containing protein, with amino-acid sequence MNPKEYRLAAIMFTDIVGFSRMMEKNEKETLELLEYHNEIVRKHTEDLRGSIIKTIGDAFLIDFPNTVNAVNCAIRIQQDLETRNRENPDFTIILRIGVHLGDIYFYENDALGEGINIASRLQSICNPGRICISQDVFNLVNNKIDEIPIKELGAVKLKNISREIRAYEIATNGDARPKSETGKDAASQGTGAGETGAPEQAVSQAGEEHPRKPAAFRENAPAETPSIGEKEVKDLVMAQIKQAGRRLTVDEVRTNLGYSGRKIDDMLDSMVRKGFLAKSTGSQPASPGNRPGSAAGSGTSPYESPDPSEFPYNLRRAAGEFGRAGREMAHELGREFERGRGRSRQEPMGREYPDSSYGRRHGVVIPEGRGSSEDEKRDRELEQAWDRVLDTPYDSWQDQQLIQEYRAQTNKSLKKMESEFRGHLGSYLSVNGGLIAIWAFTGAAFPWFFFPAGGWGIGLLTHWSGLRRKRQEARELQALPALNKQQLKKLRKLHRNRNKFGGHLMSTLATSLFLAGINIITSPMVPWSLIPIAAMSIGVFSHLPAAKHREKETLEELAALNVPVSQLKNAKRLKLSHESQIATSFQSPMEAEAENLKAAVLAQISGMKDRSHLGEDFEQVLEGYVSQVVELSRKDQEINKTLEAIPMTNLEGELLDLQKQHEATGNPDLKVELEKSIESVKKQQNSYYELEKQQQMLKAKLSSAINSLRQLQLDLVRMRRTPELQELPPVDALRNQTGEINHYLSDLEREYRMLEEKEKELNG